CTAATATGCCCTCCTTAGGATCAATAAAAATACAGAAATTGCATTACATTCACCCGAAAACATGTGCCATAATTTTATCAAGTAACTTGGAGAAAAGCTAGGTACAATCTTGTCCACAGCACCTGAAGTTTAAGAAAGTAGGTAGCCAGACCAATGATACAAGAACCTGAAACAATGTCACAAGCAAATTAAGCTTCACCATTGCAATATGCTGAAATACCTCAAGACTCAAGTAATCAGCAAGTGTTAGCAGGACTATAACTCGAATCTTTAAGAGGGAAAAAGTGGATAGAGTTAAAGACAATGAGTGATTCATAGAATCATACCTTCAGTATAGTATGAGTTTTGAACCGAGTCCTGCAGCATCTCATCATGCTGGCACCCAACAAGTGGAAGCAAACAAAATGCGGCCCTTCCAACCTAGAAGCATCCAGTTGCTATCTTCATCTGAGACAAAATCTCTGTGGTACCACTTTCTTAACTCAGTCCTAAATTTGGCCATTAATTCCTCATCCAGTGGTAGCTGCTTGAAACCAGCCTTCATATTCCTAACCTGCCACTGTTTGTAGGTCTCAGGCCTCTCAATCCTCTCAGAACCTTCACATGCTATAACATTCATAATCTCCCTGCCCAAAAGCTCTCTCTCAATCATCAATCTCCTTTCATTTTCACGATGTATGATAGTGTCAATCAGATCATAAATAGCAGAAtaatgaaagagagcctccctAAACCGCGGGGCAAAGAACGGGGCATTATATGATCCATTAGTGATGGACTGAGTAAAAATATTTGGATTTATCTTCCTGATCAAATGCAGGACTGCATTTCTAGGACTGTTCACTTCAATAGAGTCATCCAGTAAATTCTCAAACCTCTGGTGACAGTTGACAGCAACTAGCTCGTTGCTCTCAATTTTTAGGGCTTCAATCCGAATGGTTTCCCAGTTCTTTGATGCTATGGCATTGTACTCAAAGGGAACACTATAACGCTTACAATAGTTAGCCAGACGGCGACCAGTCTCATCAATTTTTTCTGTGGGACGAAAGCCGGGTTGGGGAAACTCTATCCCCGTTATTCTAAGCTTGGGAGGTCCACCCTCCCTATTTGACAAAAACTTGATAAGAATTGGCCACTGGAAACCATATAGGATACCAAAATCAATAATATGGACGGTTTCTACCTTGGCAGCTGCTTTCATAATCATTTTATTAGCAAAGAAATATGTAAACTTCTTGAAAGGGCTGGCGGACATAAAATCTTGGTGTGTCTTCAGAAACTCTGCAGCAGTGATGTTCTTAGAGCTCAGAAAAGTATACATTCCTTGCGAACTTGTACCATCCCCAACCAAGCGTGCCTCGAGGCCATTGGCGAAGTAATGAGCCAACCTCTGTGATGCATCCCCAACGGGAGAAGAGTGTTGCCTAATCTGTTTTAGCAATTCATTGGCAGTCCTGTTGTCATTGGCATACACAGATTGTGAACACATCAACAGAAGATTCCTCAAATCCACTGTTTCCTGCTTCCTCCTCTCTTGTTTCTTTGAAAGACCCTTCCCTCGATCTTGCTCCTCCGCTCTCAGTGGTCCACTCTGCAAAGAACTGTGTTCACTACACACGTTTTCCACACTAAGAAACACCCTATCAATAGCATCTGACAGGTCACTCTCATCAACAAAGGAAAATGCTGATTGCTTGTTACTTCTCCctcctctttcttcttctctagtGTTTATCTCTTGGCGCTCAAGATTCTTTCTACCCTTCAACAACCCATAGGAATTCTCTCGAAAAGAATTGATTGGTTCTTGCGCGTTTGAATGTAGAGCAGTTACAAGGTTAGGCCCTGGAGGAAGAAATCTACTAGCTTCCTCGAAGCCTCTCCTAAAGTGGGAAACAGAATCAACATCATTGAAAATATTATGTGCTAAGAGTCTTGCAATAGAAGAGTCCAAATCAGAGACTCCTTCACTAACATTAACCAAAGGTGGTGGTTGAGAGAGTGCGTGGGGGTTAAACTGAAGAGCAGAAACAGAAAGAGAATCTGGGGAAGGGAGGTTCAACTCACGAGAATTTTCAACTGAAAAATTGGTGTTGCTAGCTTGGGGACTGAGAAGTAGGTTACCGGCGAGAGCGTCGTAGAAGGATTTCTCAGTAACTTGCAGAGTGAGTGAGTCGTAGAATGGGCTCTGTTCAAGTTCAACGTTTTCTTCCATGAGGATCTGGCTAATGAACTTTGCAGTTTCTGAGAAGTCGTTGTCTTCCATGGTTGCAAAACCAAGCGAGTCTGAGAGATACGCTATGCCATCGTCTTCACCAAAACCAACAACACTGAAATAGGTTTTGACTCTGTTCAGAAAGAATGAGATATGATTTGATATGGTTATGCAGCAGACATTTAACAGTAATTTCAATAAAGTTTTTCTATTATGTCAATAATAATTGCTctttaatatatacattttaaaatattaacagtttctcaataatatattaatattcttaGTTAATTGAATTTCTATTTCATTATTTACTTCCTTTTAAGACAttcataaacatcaatgtcactCATGCCAAAACACGATTATCCTACATTCCTACtagttataaatataaaacatgacAAGTAATTTTTCTAACCTTAACCTTACTTCTACGTGAAATTCGAGAAACTTTGACCAGAAGAAATTAActtcatttgaaatttattaaatggggtattttatgaattaatttccAAATGAGATTATGTGGTAAGAATTTTTACGggtataaaatcataaaaaattcactactttgactctttttttttctaaacagtgaaatcattaaaaattcaaccagtttaatttttttaattactcatATAAGGTCGTAAAATTTTCACAACTTCAAAAAgttgtgattaatttttttaaaattaattttgaacgacttcaaagttattttaattacaattttatatttcatgattagttgtttaatttttttttgaattaaaaataattataattaatacttttatagtttataactttaaagtattccaaacaataattataattaaaatgactaattcttttataatccaacgacttttaatttttattcttaaccattaattttttttaactaatacttaaccaataataattagataaaatgaataagaaattatttttagattattaatttatacctTTTAGATTCCTTTTCCTTTCTAActttaacaaataataataatttataaaacaaaatatagaaaatattaaataaaataggagaaaaataaagttatacCAAACACTTATCatgcatgacaaaaaaaaaactaataaaaacaccataacatgaaatataaaattatataaaaaggcAACAACATTCATTGTTTGtgcaaatacatttttttatattgattgaaaagtatattaaaaattaatgtaaaaaaaagacaagaaaaaaaaataaacttatacaTGAGAGTTAggattttttaatgttatatttcaatttttgctCAAACTACACCTATTTGCATAATAATATCCAAATTAATATgttcaaaaaaaaatggtaCGAAAGTTAGGGTGATTAGTTCCAACTTCTCAAAGGGGATGAAAAGGGATGTAGTTTGGGTATTATTATGCAAATAGGTATagttagggtttttttttcccCCAAATTACACCTTCTCTTTCTTATCTTCTTTCAaattatacatgtttttttaaaaaatttatcgaTATACACCATTTTCATGCTACATTGGGAACCCCAACTTTGTACcggcctttttttttaaattaatttgtatgtttaaatttttattttaatttaaattattaaaataatacaaatattatattatataaatatatttttaattgattttaaaaatatttttttattaaaatatttttttaataagaaaataatattattaaatataattacttatcttgtattatttaatttgtataagaCATTTTGTAggtgaacattttttttacatctaaattttgtttaataatatttgctttagtaaaaatattaaaacttttaatattactaaaataatattttttattaaaaaattaaaaattttgatattattaaaataatattttgttattaaaaattaatggaaaaatagaaaaaatatgaaatttaccGACAACATGGCCATAACAGAAACAATTGTCCCAATATGCCTTCATCTTCACAAATGtaattgtttaagtattttatttataatgtagtctaatgttcttttataaataaattgttaaacaaatagtagtatcattttttaaaaaatctaatgacataaacaaacaatttttttaaaaatgaacatttttttaaatatgaattttgtctaataatatatttgctttagtaaaaagattaaaacttttaatattattatgttactaaatataatttttgtttatgtcattaaattttttttaaaatgatactattacttgtttaacaatttatttataaaaaaacattagactacattataaataaaatacttaaacaattaCATATGTGAAGATGAAGGCATATTAGGACAATTGTTTCTGTTATGACCATGTTATCgataaatttcacatttttttattttctcattaatttttaataacaaaatattattttaataatattaaaattttaattttttaataatattaaaagttttaatctttttacTAAAGCAAAtattatttgacaaaatttagatttaaaaaaatgttcaccTACAAAATATCTtagacaaattaaataatacaagataagtaattatattattttcttattaaaaaattatttttaaaatcaattaaaaatatatttatataatataatatttgtattattttaataatttaaatttaaataaaaacttaacatacaaattagttataaaaaaaaacccatgCGGATGTCGGAGTGACCAAATTGGACTTCCCAATGCAGcatgaaaattgtgtatattgaaaaaaaattcaaaaacatgtGTAGTTTAAGAAaagataggagagaaaaggtgtagtttgaaaaaaaaaatctataatgtGAGCAAAAATTGAAAAGAGAGTGTGAATAATAGTAAAAATAGTTATCATAGggcataattaaaaataaaatagtaaaaagcaaaatataaaattataattaaaacgattttaaagtcattcataattaatttaaaaataaaaaaaataatcgcaATTTTGAAGTCGTAAAAAATTTAAgactttatataaataattaaaaaaaataaaggcattagattttttatgacttcactattaaaaaaatccaaaatcgtgaatctttttacaacttcatactcaaaaatgtaaaaattccTACAATTTACCCCAAGTTGgagattaatttaaaaattacccTCATTTAATAAATTCCAAATAAAATTATCCCCTTTTAGTCAAATATCCGAAACTCGAGAACCTTATTCCTCTATTCACCAAGTTTCTTATTTCAAACTTCGTAAACACACGTCTGGCCAGCATCTAAAgctagaaaattatattttcttttggcttAATTTACACTTAGTGTTGATAAGTTATTCTTAATCTTTCtattctcttttctttgtaaaatctgaactttttttttctcctcctaaccatttcttttttttatttggttcatGGAAATGATTAGTTATAGGATTAATGATGATTCGTTAAAGAGCTTGTTCAAAGAATTAAATTTCTTCCACCTCccactctaaaaaaaaattctatcttTTAACATCtcttgaagataaaaaaaaaaaaaaagttgcaattatttatttttttatcgaaTGAAGTTGGAAGAATCTATGATATGATTAGTTTGATTTCTATTATTTGTTTCTGTTTGTTGAAAGCTTAAGTCATGAGAATGACTaagtttgattttctttttttttgagaaactaACTATGATATTTATTGGTAATCACTTTCTTATTCTAGTTATAAATCTTTATCTATTTAAATAACATTAACTAgtgtataaattaatatgagataaaacttaatatagaatttttattttatgtttatgtccctaaattttttacaaaattatttttagtctctaaacaaaaaaaaatatagttccAGTCATTAGCAAATAAGTGTTTGAAGGTGCAATTAAGTAAGGGGGAGAAGGCTAGGAGAAGCTGGCATTTGTCAGCACTCATATCTGACTAttctagtttatatatatgtaactgGCATTACATTCACAAGTCTCACTTCTACCAGAAAAATCGTGCACTAATTTTAGCAAAGTTTGGTGCAATCTTCATCACAGAACCTGAAGGTTAAGAAAGTAGGTAGCCAGAGACCAAGGATATCAGAACTTGAAACATTGTAACCAGCAAAATAAGCTTCACCATTGCAGCATGCTGAAATATCTCAAGATTCGAGAAATCAGCAAGTGTTAGTAGGACTATAACTCAAAGCTTTAACTGGGAAAATAAGTGGATAGAGTTAAAGCCAATGACTGATTCTTGGAATCATACCTTTGGTCTAGTATTAGTTCTGAACCGAGTTCAGTAGCATCTAATTATGCCGGAACCCAACAAGTGGAAGCATTAAAAATGCGGCCCTTCCAACCTTGAAGCATCCAGTTGTTATTTTCATCTAAGACAAAATCTCTGTGGTATTCCTTTAACTTACTCCTGAATTTGGCCATTAATTCTTCATCCAGTGGTAACTGCTTGAAACCAGCCTTCATATTCCTAACCTGCCACTGTTTGTATGTCTCAGGCCTCTCAATCCTCTCAGAACCTTCACATGCTATAAAATTCATAATCTCCCTGCCCAAAAGCTCTCTCTCAACCATCAACCTCCTATCGTTTTTACGAGGTATGACAGTGTCAATCTTATCAGAAATGCCAGAAtaatgaaagagagcctccctAAACCGCGTGGACAAGAAAGGGGCATTATATGATCCACTAGTGATGGACTGAGTAAAGATATCCGGATTTATCTTCCTGATCAAATGCAGAACTGCATTTCTAGTAAATCCTCAAACCTCTGGTGACAGTTGACAGCAACTAGCTCATTGCTCTCTATTTTGAGGGCTTCAACCTGAATGGTTTCCCAGTTCTTTGATGCTATGGCATTGTACTCAATCcttattacaattaaaatttttgaccttgttataattaattttgatctaataatgtatttttttacatatataaattttaataaaaatcatagatttcataaaaatttatatatgtaaaaaaattaattattagatcaaaatgaattgttataaaatttattatgtaaatttacatgtgcattaaatatacattagaaattttaatattatatataacaatattaattattttataatataattgatttataaGCTTAATTGATTAGAACGTATCACTTTTATGTACAAAGCAATTGCCAACATACCCTAAAATGTTGGTGAAATCAAACCATCCAATCCAAATCACACTTTATTGGAATTTTTAGAAAACCATACAAACCAAACCCAATTGAAAGCTCTTTCAACTTTGGATCAGATGATCCGCAAATACCCTTAACTGAATTGTAAGAATTATATtgcttttattgttttgttattGACACCAAATAGGGTTAAATGTTATTGACATCAGTTTGAAGTTGATGATATCAGTCAAAAATGTAAGTTGCATATTTATAActtacaattttgtattgtcaAAGTTATTTCCCAATGAAAATTTAACTGCAGATGATCTGGATACCCGATAAAACACATTAGTCTAGGCAAACCAGATACCACTGCCAATAGTGATTGCCTCCGACAAAGCTACTTATAACAACTATAGTTAAGTGTCcgtttgttttaaagttaaacaaaattaattttaataaatataatagtaaAATGCGTCTTAATTAACCTCAACTACAGAATTTGCATTGAAACACAGGAAATGATTTTACAAGGAAAACAAACATGCACACATGTTGTGAACTTTGCTTATTTCATTAATCAATGATAATAAACCAGTAGCTTTTGATCTATCAAGTTCTCGAGTTATTGAAAGATTATGTCaggcaaaaaaatattcacaaaactTCATATTATCATTAACTTTTCATAGACTACAAGCATTGAAAGAAATTGCCAGCTCCATTTAAGCAATTCATGTCATGCATATTTCGCAATACGAGCCACATCCAACAGATTACTCAGCAAGCATGCAAACAATCACGGGGAAAAGCTTTCAGGACCAACACATTATCAGGTTATGTGAATAGGCCATATCAACTTGGTAATGGTACTTAAAATAAGAAAGCATCTTAGCTACCTGCATCGAAAGCCATTTTGCCCATTGTTAatcgaaaaataaataaaaattgtgcaACCAAACATGCAATTTATAAGATCTAAAGAAGTTATATCTTTCAAACTTAGTTTTTTAGGGGTGCAATTAAGGCAGAGAGAGAAGGCTAGGAGAATCTGGCATTTGCCAGCATGCGTATCTGACCA
The nucleotide sequence above comes from Glycine soja cultivar W05 chromosome 11, ASM419377v2, whole genome shotgun sequence. Encoded proteins:
- the LOC114377142 gene encoding scarecrow-like protein 34 yields the protein MAFDAASKNWETIQVEALKIESNELVAVNCHQRKINPDIFTQSITSGSYNAPFLSTRFREALFHYSGISDKIDTVIPRKNDRRLMVERELLGREIMNFIACEGSERIERPETYKQWQVRNMKAGFKQLPLDEELMAKFRSKLKEYHRDFVLDENNNWMLQACCNGEAYFAGYNVSSSDILGLWLPTFLTFRKTLLKLLLNVCCITISNHISFFLNRVKTYFSVVGFGEDDGIAYLSDSLGFATMEDNDFSETAKFISQILMEENVELEQSPFYDSLTLQVTEKSFYDALAGNLLLSPQASNTNFSVENSRELNLPSPDSLSVSALQFNPHALSQPPPLVNVSEGVSDLDSSIARLLAHNIFNDVDSVSHFRRGFEEASRFLPPGPNLVTALHSNAQEPINSFRENSYGLLKGRKNLERQEINTREEERGGRSNKQSAFSFVDESDLSDAIDRVFLSVENVCSEHSSLQSGPLRAEEQDRGKGLSKKQERRKQETVDLRNLLLMCSQSVYANDNRTANELLKQIRQHSSPVGDASQRLAHYFANGLEARLVGDGTSSQGMYTFLSSKNITAAEFLKTHQDFMSASPFKKFTYFFANKMIMKAAAKVETVHIIDFGILYGFQWPILIKFLSNREGGPPKLRITGIEFPQPGFRPTEKIDETGRRLANYCKRYSVPFEYNAIASKNWETIRIEALKIESNELVAVNCHQRFENLLDDSIEVNSPRNAVLHLIRKINPNIFTQSITNGSYNAPFFAPRFREALFHYSAIYDLIDTIIHRENERRLMIERELLGREIMNVIACEGSERIERPETYKQWQVRNMKAGFKQLPLDEELMAKFRTELRKWYHRDFVSDEDSNWMLLGWKGRILFASTCWVPA